The DNA window GGCAGGTGTCAGCCATAGCAGTCTGCTGACCTTCTGGTCACTTTGGTTCttccattgcagtgctgcctttTGGCTCTGCTAACTGTGACCCCTTGGGCTGCCAGCCCACAGCAATGCATGGGGTCGTTGTCACCAAAGCACAGGACCCAGCCCTGGGTTTTGTTGGAGTTCATTCCATTGGCCTCAGCACATCCAGATGCCCCTGGAGGACCctcctaccctcaggcagataAGTTCCAACTTGGCGCCGTCTTCATCATCCAGGAAGGAGGTATTCAGCCTTTCAACAACTGCTAAGACGTGCCAGTGGCAGCTCTTATCCTTATGGTGGGTAGCAGGGCTTGAAGCGTCCTGTGCTTCTGCAGATGGAATTGCAAACACCCTCAGGGTTGGAAATCCCTCTgtgcagggcagccctggagGGCTCTGCAGTCCTACAGCTCCTCTCCCTGGAGATGGAGGGATGGGACCAGCTGTGCAGAGGAGCACAGACAGAGGCCACTccaacagctgctgctccctgcccactCCCAGGGCACGAGGTACAGAAGATGGCAGCTGTGGCTCCAGTCCTACCCCAGGACTTGCTTTCTGCCCTAACAGGATCTTCTGTCACATAAAGCAGTGCCaccccagcagccccactcTGCCCCAGGCAACACGAAGCTCTGAGGAACCTGGAGGACAGATTGTAACAAGCTTTTCCCAGCACGAGGAGTGGTCAGAttttgctcagctctgcagctacCATCTCCCAAAGTCACAGACCTACTGCAAAGAGTGATAGCACAAGGGCTGCAGAATGGGTTGTAGTAATTGCTCTAGATGTCACCAAACAGCAGCACGCGTTCAGCCCCATCAAGGTGCCAGGACTGCTTTGCCAGCCCACAGGGACCACAGCATGAGATCCTCGTGTGAAGCCAACAGCGAATGAGCAGCACAAGGAATGCAGGAGGGTTTTAGCAGCGCTGCCTGAGCAACACGATTCCTCTCTGCTATGCCAGCAACTGCGTGACTGCTGCAGGTGCCAGCCAAGAATAGCAAATGTAATGCCACACATTCACTGCTCAGCCCTACAGGATCTCATCAGCACCAGTAAATCCAAAGCTAGTGAGACCTCGCTGGTGTTTATCACTCAGCTTTGCAAGAAATATACAGGCATTGAATGTGAAAATGCTGTTCTAATGGAGCTGGATTAGCATTCAGAAGTGGCTGGGCCTCTttcccaaaaaaacaaacacattttacaCTGAAACACTGTAATTTTACTGAACAACTGTTTAATGTAACGATCTGCTGTTCCTACATCTGTACAACATTGTACAAAATATAaccaaaaaacatttcagccCCATATAAATGTTGCACTGGCTGTCTGAGGACCCAGTGGCTTTAAGACTCTCCTATTCTCTGAGATGCTGTCACAGAAACTGTCGTGGTGCCAAAGCTCCAAGGCACTGTGTGGTCACCAGCACGTTTTGGCTTTCCAGTCTCATTCTCCATTCAGTGATGGAATCCTCCAGCCATAGCAGAGGACCTTTGGTTGTACTTCGTACTTCTGGTCAAACATGAAAGATTTTTAACCTCTTTTAGCATTAAGCAGTAATACTCTAGGGATGCCACGAGGCAGGGACAGCTACGTTTCAAAGGTGACGTGAACgtggcagctcagcactgccacatCCTTTTTTGTAGCTGATCTGCTCACGCAGATACAACTGGGTCTAGATTTCCATTCATTCTTGTCCACCCACTTTCACTGCCAGTAGCACAGGCTCATGTTGCCCTGTCTGAGAATTGCTCTTACACAGATaaagccagcagccccagcagtgaGAGGTGAGATGGTCTCACACCTGTCTTCTCCACGCAAAGTCTCATTTTGGCCAATTGTTTTTCCCTCTCATCTTCTGAGTTTCGGAAGCttctcatttgtattttaaaggtCGTAGAAGAAAATCAGGATCACACAATTCCCAAAGCTTTTCCCCACCGTTTTGACTACGATGCAGCATCCTGTTCAAAATGCAACTACTGGATCTGAAAAAGCACTCAGACTATATTGCACATCTGAAAACAGACACGTAGCCTTTGTGCAGGGCCAGTGCTCAGAGAAAACCTTGTTCACACTGGAGTGCAGAGGAGGTTTCAGGAAGGTCCTGTCACAGGCAGGAGTCTGAAAGTAAGAAGAGAAGTAACTCAGCAGGGGAACAGGCTGACAGGCATACTAGAAGGGCACCCTCAAATGTTGGAGGGTCAAAAGGACCAGCATCTGAGATTTATTTGACCCATTTCTCCATTCATACAATCTCACCAAAGCATCCTGACCTACATACAGAAACATGTCTCAAACTGAAGGATATTTCATGATGTACTGAGTGAACTGCCCATGAAATGTGTCCATAAGTCCATTCACCCTCGGCCAATGGCACTCATTCTGCACCCACATCAGGACCCTTGTTGACTCTGGCCAACTTAGAGTCACTTTCCCCTTCTCATTGCCTTTGCTCAACCAACCccagcttctctctctctgtttcacCTTCCTACCACCCAAGTCTTCTCTCCTGCATCTCTTCACTGTAGAGAAATCTAACATAGATACTACCTTATTAAATGAAGTCTGGATGTTTATTCCTAAAAGATTTGCTCAATGTCAATCCAAACTGCTGCACTCATGAGGAAatcaagtatttttctttctccacatttgcctttccatttctgtttcactttgaCCACTCTGTAGGTTAATTAAAAGTTCCATAAAGCAGTCCAGACACATTCTGCATCTCAGGATACTGCTCCTATCAATACATACACCTGTATGGCTGCTATTTTTAAGGCGTCCTGACACAACAACGTTTACCTTGACACCACACGATGAAAGAAAGGGACGCTTAAAGACCATTACCTTTAACAATGAGGGAGGCTTTGCTGAAAGCATGGCCCAAATCATTGGTGGCTTCAACCATGTAGTCACCTTCATCAGCCTTGGAAGCACCGAAGATCACCAGGGAGCAGACACCAAAGTTGTTTGTGCCAAAGTAGCAAGGATTGTTGGAGAGGTCTCTGCCATCTTTGTACCACGTGATTTTGGGGGGTGGGTGGCCTCCAACCGCACAGCTCATGCGGCACTCGGTGCCAGCGATCACCACGTGAGGCTTCAGGGGGACGAGGAATCGTGGAGGCTGGTTCTGATTTACTCCCTTGTACCTCTGTGGTCTGACTTGAACGTCAGCTggtggaagaaggaaaaaagcctcGTACAACATGGCACACAATCACTCAGGCGCTGCTTCATGGGGATGGAAGTCAGAGCAAAGGATTGGCTCAAAAGCACGGCAATTAACGTCTGGCATTCTGCACCTCCTCGTCTGAGATGCAGCACACCTGTGGATTGTAATTGCTGTTCCTTCTCAAACTGGCCAGAGTGTAACTTGCAGCCACAAACATTAGTTTCTGCAAAATTCAAGCCCTAGATGTTGCTGGGAATGAGTATCACAAATTACCTGACATGGCAGGAAACAAAGGCCTGCAACAACAACCATGGAGAAATGATAATCCTTCCCTACCAAAATGGAATTTCTTAGGGTGTTCTCTATGCACTCTCATTTTGGGCAACTAAATGCTTACAGGAGGAGGGACCTATTCCAGTGTGGTAGAAACAAGGAACACAGCACAACAACAACATCACACAGATGGCTATCTGTAAAAGCATTTTACCCTTTTGTTTTCGAATTCTCCAAGGCTGCGCAGTGTCGGATGGACGACTGGATCCCAAGTAATTTTTTGCCACCACCCTGAAGTAGTAATCCCTGCCTGGGATCACACTGGTGTACGTGAACTTGTTGGTGTAGATCAGGTCACCCACCACGTGCCACATGCCCTTCTGTGATTCGCGTTTCATGACTGTGTAGTAGAGATTGCTTTCCCATTTCTCAGATGTTGATGGCTCCCAGGTTACTGTCACTATATTTGGCACATTCTCTCTCAGTTCAATAGGTCCAGGTGGTTGTGGGATATCTGTcagatgaaaacaagcaatataGGAGATGCAGGAAAAGCTTCAAGTCCATCACGTATTTCACGATTGAGCTTTTGGGAGACACCCTGGTCATCAGATGGGACAAAATTGGATTCCTTCTCCAGATGCACAAGCTTGTTTGTTACTAACTGAGCTTCTGCTGCATTAGACCAAACTGCTGGGGCTCCTTCCCTTCTTGTGGATAAAGGTAAGAGAGCTGAACTCAGTCCACTGCCTACCACATATTCACCTGTAAGTCCATtatgcacacaaacacagaaatgcaggTGATAGTTACCCGTAACTTGAACTCGGAAGCtgaatgtttctcttttccctgtCCCACTCGTGAGCTCGACAGTATAGATGCCACTGTCAGTGAACTCAGCTGCTTTAATCAGCAGCTGGGAGGTACCATCCTGGGTGCTTATTTTAGCACGGCTTGGAAGAGAAGCTCCATCCTTTAACCAGGTCAACACAGAATCTGGAGGTGCCTGTGAAGAATAACTCTGGTTACAGCACAGGTGCTTCGCCTCCAAATGACAGTTCTGTTACCTCATTAAAATGCACCCCTACATGACACAGCTAAGGGTTGCATTGGAATATCAGAGCTTGGCTCTAAGAGCCCTCGATACAGAGCTGCTCAAGAGTTTCTCAGTACAGGTACAGCTGTCAAACAAGGTTTACTAGATCAAAACCAACAGACATCAGTAGTTAAtgttttctactttaaaaaacatttgcttgtttctgaaataaagaaaaatgtcctTAAGTGCTTATTTCTATTTCTCCATCTTTGGGCTCTACATTCCAAAAGAGCAGCTGAGTTGGAGCAGGGTCAGCAGTACGCACACTTTACCTTCCACACTCCTCCTGATATCCCAGACTTCACCTGTCTTGTTCCAACCTTAAGTCACAGCACATTGGATTTCTGTAAGTGACAACTTATGCCCTGCTGTGCAGGAAGACAAACGCAGTCAAGAGAATGTTGCTAGAAATGCTACCCCCAAAGGCtttctgagggagctggagatCAGTTCCAGATGGTGGTAACTCTGAGATGGTTGGATGGAGAGCATTCCAAGCACTTTATTTGCTGGGGTTGCTGAATGACTATAAATCTCATAAACCATGAATGTCAAGAGTGACAgctgaattcttttttcctgttttcctcatGCAGAAAGCATAGGCAGCACAGGCAGATTAAAGGATTTGCCCAGTGTCTTgtacacatggaaaaaaaaaaaggatttcaatCTGAAAACTTACCTCAAAAGGAATATTCACTCGAATGGCATTTCCTGCTTTTATAAgcaggaaatttttcactgttttgtctATTATGAACCtgggaaaaactggaaaagacagTGATTACTGTAAACAGTTTTATGTTATGACAAAATCATCAGCTGACAACTCAGGTGCATGTGCTAGCATTTCCAACAGCTTGTCTGCAGGCTGTTGATAAAGACAGCAGTACAGTAGAAAAAAAGTTCCTTGATTCACTAGCAAAGTTCTTTGCTAATCACTGCACCTTtcatgttttattgttttttaccTAGCACTCTAATTAAATAAGAGGAAAGGATGTTCAGCTACGTTCACTACAGTGTTTGCATACATCTGATGTCTCAGCCATGGAAAAAACTATGGCATGCTTCACCCCCTCACACGGATGATCCTCTGTGTAAAATGACACGAATGCAAAAAGAAATTGCAATGGACACTTATGGGGAGCTGGACTAAGAGCACTTCTTGATGCTCTCAAAAATTCTTTGTGCTTTGAGGGATCTTGAAGAGGAATAAAAGCTGATGTGGAGACTTACCAACGGGACGAACGACTTCAGTGAAAGCTTCAAGCTCTGTGGCTTCTCCTGGGCCACAGTCATTGATGGCTCTCACACGTAGGAAGTACGTCTCCTTGGTTTGCAGGCCTTTAATTTTGTAAGTGGTCGTTTCTATAGGAAAAATGTTGCATTTGGTCCAGCTGAGGCTGTTGGCAGACCGCATCTCCACGTCGTAGCCTTTCGCACCACTTCCCTCTTCTGCTTCAGGTACGTTCCAGGTCAAGGtgacactgctgctgtcactgatgGCCATCTTAAGGTCCCTCACTTTACCTGGAGGTTCTGAAAAGGGAAATTTCATTTAATCTGTTATTCTGGTATATGTGTACCCTCTTTTCAGTCACTTCCTGAGATCCCCAACATTCTTGCAGTGCATTGGATCTCCACTCTGCACAGGGCATCCTCCATATCCTGACTTCAACATCACACGGGAAATCCTTCCATTCCTCTCTCATGCAGACAGCGCACACTCAGCCATGAAACATTCCCCATTTGTTATCTTCACATACTTCTACATAGCACTGAAAACACTGCCTCCTCAGTAACATCCCAGTCTCCATTCAGGTACTCCCAAGACAGAAGGATGGTGGCAGTTCACTTACTTGTGGAGTCCCGAGCAAAGGCAGCTTGTGATGGTGCACTGATATCTCCCATACCAGAAGCATTGACAGCTGCCACACAAAATTCATATTGCAGACCCTTCTTGAGATCAGTTACTTTCAGCTTCTTGtctgcagacagaaaatgagaacGTTGGCTTGAGTGAGCAGTTCCCCAAGCAGAAAACAGTGAGACAATGTTGTACTTTTAATCCATGCAGAACAGTAGACTGAATCCTCAGGAGTAAAGTACAAATGCAGTCCCAAGTTCCCTTGTCTTCTCCTATCCTAGAGCATGCACACTTCTGAGGCACATTCATTGTATTctattccaaagaaaatattctttgagAGCTATTAAGCTACAGACAGGacaacattgcttttccttaTAGGATAATCCTAAACTCTTCCATATCAGAGAAGAGCCTAGCCTGCACCTGATGGATATAACAGCACATGCTACCTTCTGATCTCAACACAGATGagctctcagccttttttcaAGCCTTTCAAACTCATTCCAGGGTTTGAGTGAGCCACCCACCTGCTATGGGCACGCTGTTGACTGGCACCCAGGTCACGCTGCCCATCTTGCGTTTCTGAACGATGTACCCCGAAATTCGGGAGCTCCCAGATTTCCGAGGTGCTTTCCAGGATATTGTGATGGTGTCTTTGCTGACACCAACGATCTCGGGAGGATCTGGGGCACCAGGTGTAGCTAAGAAAGACATCAATGTTTTATTATTAGAATGCTTCTAGTGAAAGATATGGAAATACACCTGCTGGATCATTTCTTCCAGGTTTCTCCAATGTATTTATGTGGGTGTGTTTTGAAAATCTGACTGAGACCACTCTGATCACTTCcatgccctcctctggacccactctaaGAAGCCCACATCTCTCCAGCACTGGGAGCCCCAGAGCTGCCCTTGACCTACTGACCACACTCTTTTTTATGCAGCCCAGGCTATGATTGCCAAGCCCAGATTTGTGTGAACACTTCACAACCATGACTCAGGTTTAAATGTGTAGCAATATCCAAAACACAAGCAGTTTTCTTGACGTGAAACTCTGATAATGAATTTCCCATAGGGTTTTGGGCCACCATCACAACAAGTTATTCCTCACCTTTACTGATTGTCACCACCTCATTTGATTCCAGTGCATCGCTGCTTCCCTCTGCATTCACAGCTCTCACTCTGAAGTAGTAACTCATGTCCTGTTCCACTTTGCTGGTAGTGAACGTGGTGCAGCTCCTGGGGGTTTCTCCCAGAGTCACCCAGTCACTCTTGCCCACCTGCTGTTTCTCAATAATATAGTTTTGTACTGGTTTGCCCCCATCATCTTTCGGGGGATTCCACTGAATGGTGACATCATTGGCAGAGCTTTCTACAATTTTCAGGGGTCCTGCAGGTCGCTGTGGCTTGTCTGAAAGATAAACACAAGCAGCTCAGTTCCAGATCCAGATGCATTCCCAGGCTTGGAGCAGACAGTCTCGCTCACCAGCAGAGACTCAGTTTCTGATGGTACATATGCCTACTCACAGATTGAAATCCAGGCACTTAAGCTGTCTCTTCAAATGTCCACTCTCCTAATTTTGATAAGGGAGGAAGCCAGGCCCTTGCTCCACGGGCTGACTGTTCTCATAAGCATTGCACTAAGAGTACAGACATTTGTGGCAGGATTGAATTTGACCTTGATGTTGTGTCTGTAGATTTGCCTGCTGTGTATAGCCCTACCTTCCACAGTCTCCCAGCGTTCAAAACTCAATTAATGAGGCTGTCCAAAATGAAACCAGACACGTGTCGCATTAAAGGGCAAGTAGCACGTCAACAACCATTGCCTGCATCTTGATCTATTGGAAACACAGCCTTGTTCACCCTGGAATAGCTGGTAGTCTTAAGCAAGGCTGTGACCAGAAGTACTGGTTCTGCTCCCTCAGCCTTATGATGGAAGCCATCGTAGATGTGATGGGGATCTTACCTATTACCTCAACCTTTAGGTCAATATCCAGGATTCCACTGTCATTCTTCAGCCTGACTTTGTAATCCCCACAGTCCTTTCTCTCTGCATTGGAGATGGACAGCATGGTGAAGGTGTCTGTTTTATCAACACGAATCCTTGAGTCATCTCCCAGTTCTATTTTGTCCTTTAGCCACATTGCTCTGACTGGAAGCCGGCCCTCAAAAGGGATCTTGATCACAACTTTCTCCCCTGCCTTGGCCACAGTAGGAACGCTCATTAAGTTTTTTAGGAGAATTTCGTTCACCTGTGGAGGATCTAAAACAACAGTGCAAGGTCATTAAAAACTGCAGATCAAAGAGGATAAGGCTAACCTTGGAGGGAAGGACTTTCCCCCGTTCATTGCTGCTCTATATTCCAAACATACATTCCAAATAGTTTAATTTGGTTCTCTGGGGGCTTATCCAAATCAGTCCATGACGCTGCAAAAGCATGTACCTTCACCTTCATTTGTACACTCAGTGCTTCACACTGTGCACTTTGCTACAGGACAATTTTCAAATAGCATTTATGGCATCAATTTGCTCCTTTGCACGGGAGCAAATTTTTATCAGCAGCACAAGAATGAAGAGCCTGGTTTAGTAAAGCAATATGTGCACCCACCAAGTCTTTAAATTCATAGTGAGAAGCTTTGCACGAAGGCTCCACAGTTACATTTTTATGTACCAGCTTGTTACATCTCCCAGATACTAATTACAATTAAATCCCAATAGCCAACAATGGGTCCTGAGTGGACCTGCCCCATTTCAAGCACTGCAAGGCCAGCATTCTGCATTGAAAGCATGGGTCGTTTGAACAGACTCACCTTCAACAAAAATTGAAGCTTCAGTTTTTATATCTCCAGCTTCAAACCTATACTTCCCAGCATGAATGTCTTCTACTTTGCTAATAATGAGTTTGTGGACTAGACCTTCCTTCTCCAAAGTGACTCCTTCCATGCTTGTTAACTACAAGATAAAGATAAAGAGTACTTTCattcttaaattaaaataaaaaggaaacatttatgAATGTCACACGTTTCATTTCAATATTATCCTGGGATTACGTACCTGCTGACTAATTCACCACCACAAAGGCTTGAATCAAAGTTCATTACCATAAATAGAAGCGTTAATTGTACCTCTGCCCCTAAAATACTACTGTCACCAAAGCCTCTTTTTCTATTCTTAATGCTAAAACTTTGGTCCAGGCTCCAGGATGGCACCTTGGAACTTCTGACAGTATCACACAGATCCCACAGTCTGACCTGGGTTGCTTAATGTTCTTTTGGGATATAGAATATGATGCCTACACTTGATTCTAAGCACTAATCTGAATGAGTACTTCTGGTGTTATGCCTGCCTGAAGATCATTTGAaggttttcctttattttttgggTATCTCTCTGAcaaaccaaagaaaagaaaaaggattgcagcacaaagttttctttccatttcatggCCTCATTTCATCGCCACCTATGTAAaagaatcatagactggcttAGGGTGGAAGGAACCATAAAggtcatctggttccaaccctcaaatggaaaacacaaaggaaaatccAAAGCTTCCTAAGGAGGCAAGGATGGAAATGTCTTGAAGCaggaaggtgaaaaaaaatcttggtgAGTTTCTAACCAGAATATTTAAACAGTCTCCTTCTAGGACCATACTCAGAGCAGAGGGATGGGCATCTTGACATGATACTCAATGAGAAGTGAAGTCAGAGAGCAGGGCATTACCAAGTGAAGAAAACAGGCTGGAGGACACTTACCTTTAACCCATCCTTAAACCAGGTTCCTGTTAAGTCGTGTCTATTGACAGCACACGACAGCTCAGTTGGTTCCCCTTTCAGGACTCTGACATCAGCTAACTGCTTGTTGACACGAGAGCGTGGAGCTGAAAGTTCAGacaagaaaatgttgaaaagagGCTAAGTCTGTCTTGCACTGACAGAAAGTGCAATGAGGAGAAAAGACAGTTTTGGTTTCTTTAAATACATCTACCTCAGGCATAACACattgtggtgggttttttttaatgatgatgTTGGCCAGCTGCACTGAAGGACATTCTAGTTGGCTGCATACAATGCAGTCCTTGGATGTACAATATACTTCTCGTGTGCTTCTTGCAGTTCCACTAGGCATGTACAGCCCCTCCACCATACACATAAGTTTTCTTATCTTTACAGGTTTTGATGCTGTCATCTTGCTAGTGCAGCCACTGTTAACATTCAAATGGCTGCATACACAACATTCTTCTCTCCTGAGCGTTCTCTAGCCTCACATCTCCCAGTCTCTACAAATATAAAGGGCTGAACCACCCGAAATGGAGGACCCAGAGCTTGTTCTTGTTTGTACCAAAACGCAAAGATCAGTGGCACAGAATTAAACACATACCTTTCAGATCATCCAGGTGACGAcgtcttctgttttctgtactttCTGTACTCTTCAAGAAATCACCTGCTTTAATATCAAGGCTAGGTCCCTGTTTTCTCTGGCTTACTGAAGGACCACCATGAAGGGCTGACATCTGATCAGAACCCTGTGAACTTTGACTGAGAATACCTGGCTTCCACCCACTAAACAATTTATCGTGGAATTTGCCCTCTGCACCTCCAAAGGAGGAATCCCTGTCATAAGGAGAGCCTGACTGTCCTAAATCCCTGGCCTCAGCCCTAGCATCACCTTGACCGGAAAGTGATTCTCTGTCGTGGGATGAACCTTTGTGCTCTGATCCTCTCAAATCACTGGCAGTCCCCTTCCCAGCTTCACCATATGGAGATTTGCCAGCACGTGAGTCCAGCCCATACTCACCAGCCTTTCCAACAGCACCAACCATACCTTCTTTACCATGGACTGAGTACAACTCACTCCCATCGCCTCCCAGTCTGCTAGCACCGCTTTCCCCAGCCCTGGATCCAGCTGACCCATGTGCAGATCCAGCACCTCGTATGGCAGAGCCACCAACACCCCCACCTACTGAGGATAaggcagctcctcctgctccacCCAGAGACCCTTGAGCTCTGCCCAGCATAGCATCCCGACCATGGTGAGATCCCACCACTTCTTCGCCTCCTGAAGGAAAATGAGTGGCTCCTgacccagctgctgctgagagacCATCTTTTCCATAGGAAGAGCCAGCGTCCCTTACACCAGCTATACTACCACCAGCCCCAGCTGGGAGACCATCCTTCCCATATGGAGACCCAGCTGCCCCTGCACCAGCTAAACCTGCTACACCAACACCAGCCCCAGCTGGGAGACCATCCTTCCCATATGGAGACCCAACACCCCCGGCACCAGCTAAACCTGCAGCACCAACACCAGCTAAACCTGCACCAATaccagccccagctccagctgGGAGACCATCCTTCCCAAATGGAGACCCAACTCCCCCTGCACCAGCTAAACCTGCACCATCAAcaccagccccagctccagccccagctgggaGACCATCCTTCCCAAAAGGAGATCCAACTCCACCTGCACCAGCTAAACCTGCAGCACCAACACCAGCCCCAGCCAGGAGACCATCTGTTAAATATGGAGACCCAACAGCCCCTACACCAGCTAAACCTGCACCAATACCATCCCCAGCTCCAGCTGGGAGACCATCCTTCCCAAATGGAATCCCAACTCCACCTGCACCAGTTAAACCTGCAGCACCAACACCAGCTAAACCTGCAGCACCAACACCAGCCCCAGCTCCAACTGGGAGACCATCCTTCCCATATGGAGACCCAGCTGCCCCTGCACCAGCTAAACCTGCACCATCAACACCAGCCCCAGCTGGGAGACCATCCTTCCCAAATGGAATCCCAACTCCCCCTGCACCAGCTAAACCTGCAGCACCAACACCAGCTCCAGCTGGGAGACCATCCTTCCCAAATGGAATCCCAACTCCACCTGCACCAGCCAAACCTGCAGCACCAACACCAGCTCCAGCTGGGAGACCATCCTTCCCAAATGGAATCCCAACTCCACCTGCACCAGCCAAAcctgcagcaccagccccagctccagctgGGAGACCATCCTTCCCATATGGAAACCCAACTCCCCCTACACCAGCTAAACCTGCACCACCAacaccagctccagctccagctgggaGACCATCCTTCCCATATGGAGACCCAGCTGCCCCTGCACCAGCTAAACCTGCACCGCCAACACCAGCTAAACCTGCAGCACCAATACCAGCCCCAGCTCCAACTGGGAGACCATCCTTCCCATATGGAGACCCAGCTGCCCCTGCACCAGCTAAACCTGCAGCACCAACACCAGCTAAACTTGCAGCACCAACACCAGCCCCAGCAGGGAGACCATCCTTCCCAAATGGAGACCCAACTCCCCCGGTACCAGCTAAATCTGCAGCACCAACACCAGATAAACCTGCACCACCAACACCAGCTAAACCTGCACCATCAACACCAGCCCCAGCTGGGAGACCATCCTTCCCAAATGGAATCCCAACTCCCCCTGCACCAGCTAAACCTGCAGCACCAACACCAGCTCCAGCTGGGAGACCATCCTTCCCAAATGGAATCCCAACTCCACCTGCACCAGCCAAACCTGCAGCACCAACACCAGCTCCAGCTGGGAGACCATCCTTCCCAAATGGAATCCCAACTCCACCTGCACCAGCCAAAcctgcagcaccagccccagctccagctgGGAGACCATCCTTCCCATATGGAAACCCAACTCCCCCTACACCAGCTAAACCTGCAGCACCAACACCAGCTAAACCTGCAGCACCAACACCAGCCCCAGCAGGGAGACCATCCTTCCCAAATGGAGACCCAACTCCCCCTGCACCAGCTAAACCTGCAGCACCAACACCAGCTAAACCTGCAGCACCAACACCAGCCCCAGCAGGGAGACCATCCTTCCCAAATGGAGACCCAACTCCCCCTGCACCAGTGCCACCAATGACAGCCCCAGCTGGGAGTCCATCTTTTCCATATAACGGCCCAAATTGCCCTGCACCAGCTGCACCAGCTGCACCAGCTGCACCAGCTGCACCAGCTGCACCAGCTGCACCAGCTGCACCAGCTGCACCAGCTGCACCAGCTGCACCAGCTGCACCAGCTGCACCAGCTGCACCAGCTGCACCAGCTGCACCAGCTGCACCCTTTCCATACATAGAGCCGGCACCTTCCAAACCAGCACCACCAAGCCCTGCTTCCATTCCTGCTGGTAAACCATCCTTTCCATAAGGTTCACTTGACTGACCGTGCTTACCATACAGATCCCCCCTTTTAGCATCAACACCTGCCCCAACTGGCAGACCATCTGGACCGTATAAAA is part of the Lagopus muta isolate bLagMut1 chromosome 24, bLagMut1 primary, whole genome shotgun sequence genome and encodes:
- the IGFN1 gene encoding immunoglobulin-like and fibronectin type III domain-containing protein 1 isoform X47 → MTTRPGVKTLQKSSIRGVHITQFVDKIPKGCSTPDFERKPVSLTLQEGKNAIFRAVVKGVPAPEVKWKRAKGEINDPAKYLMFYSPATSEHILQINKITAGDSDLYRCFAVNEYGEASCSAGLRIIQVGFKRKANYVTGHPAEELKKSLQDLKKTLKKRAPLPKQKVLDKDAVFQLLLHADKKDYERICIKYGISDFRGMLRALQDLRKDTENEQAKLIHSIKYMEHIKVNKDGSASFTVEMDLKSASSNIYLLKDGEKVRYGTGDEYRKYYLRQIGKRYHFIVNDVHPEDAGLYQVKVEDVPIFSTELDAESIPVRFQKPLSDLHCHEDEDVVFDCVLRTPCFDAVWLHKAHPLEASEKHQISVSPDGLNHQLIIKNAVTTDSGLYTLDTGLCSSRAWLLVEHVREAKIQDEEHEKSDHQKGTPDKGRAKRLKHGEYVGDEDHPMDAGMKRGGWHRSDHGGGQGYSPDADGEFKLLGKEGLHKIGDEIVGPGQFAREEDTGLKFGEDKVGLRHVQSQGSMSGRGDTDDGLGGGTKSHSVDGRHDSMLGAADVDMGDAEGANSWHDKNTKLGDASSGAAFGGMKSLDATDGSSVSGGINLGSARMGGAHSVYSKDGLPAAVDMNAVSINREGEIGSPYSKGNLLVDAGGHVGQAGMSGLLYGAGGVPAGDGGRPGAGGSFVGEMEVLYGPDGLPVGAGVDAKRGDLYGKHGQSSEPYGKDGLPAGMEAGLGGAGLEGAGSMYGKGAAGAAGAAGAAGAAGAAGAAGAAGAAGAAGAAGAAGAAGAAGAAGAAGAGQFGPLYGKDGLPAGAVIGGTGAGGVGSPFGKDGLPAGAGVGAAGLAGVGAAGLAGAGGVGSPFGKDGLPAGAGVGAAGLAGVGAAGLAGAGAAGSPYGKDGLPAGAGAGVGGAGLAGAGGVGSPFGKDGLPAGAGAGIGAGLAGVGAAGLAGAGGVGSPYGKDGLPAGAGVGVAGLAGAGAAGSPYGKDGLPAGAGGSIAGVRDAGSSYGKDGLSAAAGSGATHFPSGGEEVVGSHHGRDAMLGRAQGSLGGAGGAALSSVGGGVGGSAIRGAGSAHGSAGSRAGESGASRLGGDGSELYSVHGKEGMVGAVGKAGEYGLDSRAGKSPYGEAGKGTASDLRGSEHKGSSHDRESLSGQGDARAEARDLGQSGSPYDRDSSFGGAEGKFHDKLFSGWKPGILSQSSQGSDQMSALHGGPSVSQRKQGPSLDIKAGDFLKSTESTENRRRRHLDDLKAPRSRVNKQLADVRVLKGEPTELSCAVNRHDLTGTWFKDGLKLTSMEGVTLEKEGLVHKLIISKVEDIHAGKYRFEAGDIKTEASIFVEDPPQVNEILLKNLMSVPTVAKAGEKVVIKIPFEGRLPVRAMWLKDKIELGDDSRIRVDKTDTFTMLSISNAERKDCGDYKVRLKNDSGILDIDLKVEVIDKPQRPAGPLKIVESSANDVTIQWNPPKDDGGKPVQNYIIEKQQVGKSDWVTLGETPRSCTTFTTSKVEQDMSYYFRVRAVNAEGSSDALESNEVVTISKATPGAPDPPEIVGVSKDTITISWKAPRKSGSSRISGYIVQKRKMGSVTWVPVNSVPIADKKLKVTDLKKGLQYEFCVAAVNASGMGDISAPSQAAFARDSTKPPGKVRDLKMAISDSSSVTLTWNVPEAEEGSGAKGYDVEMRSANSLSWTKCNIFPIETTTYKIKGLQTKETYFLRVRAINDCGPGEATELEAFTEVVRPVVFPRFIIDKTVKNFLLIKAGNAIRVNIPFEAPPDSVLTWLKDGASLPSRAKISTQDGTSQLLIKAAEFTDSGIYTVELTSGTGKRETFSFRVQVTDIPQPPGPIELRENVPNIVTVTWEPSTSEKWESNLYYTVMKRESQKGMWHVVGDLIYTNKFTYTSVIPGRDYYFRVVAKNYLGSSRPSDTAQPWRIRKQKADVQVRPQRYKGVNQNQPPRFLVPLKPHVVIAGTECRMSCAVGGHPPPKITWYKDGRDLSNNPCYFGTNNFGVCSLVIFGASKADEGDYMVEATNDLGHAFSKASLIVKDSCL